One part of the Rhodothermales bacterium genome encodes these proteins:
- a CDS encoding ATP-binding cassette domain-containing protein — protein MASAGTLVLRARNLVRRYKKREAVSGVSLDVAQGEIVGLLGPNGAGKTTAIT, from the coding sequence ATGGCATCTGCCGGCACGCTCGTTCTCCGGGCGCGCAACCTGGTCCGCCGCTACAAGAAGCGGGAGGCGGTCTCCGGCGTGAGCCTCGATGTGGCGCAGGGCGAGATCGTCGGGCTGCTGGGGCCGAACGGGGCGGGCAAGACGACGGCCATTACGTGA
- a CDS encoding response regulator yields the protein MYTVRTAENGEDAPAKVAENMPDLIISDIMMPKMDGFQLQQTLQEQQSTRAIPFIFLTAKADDNSRLKGPAHGDRRLYHGSRSTSTSSFSRIERLLERTRLFQTQPGRAHRPGLLQQAGCPSGCLKWMAMLSATSTGPATRRRRLLLTGRRHPPASTLPSATSWGKASGEILRLQLPQLYPRHALRDAQDDLIAVDLIRRVNQIIMEDEMMEDTFASLLLMRWEPAKNEIAYTNAGHCRPVPVSPDKTEVVPRQRRHPRAGQIRGIYVDTTIKMPAVAPRSLRIPTACNAPPPARCSARKASPALPPAP from the coding sequence CTGTACACCGTACGCACGGCGGAGAACGGAGAAGATGCCCCGGCGAAGGTAGCTGAAAACATGCCGGACCTGATCATCTCGGACATCATGATGCCCAAGATGGATGGATTCCAGCTGCAGCAAACCCTCCAGGAGCAGCAGAGCACGCGCGCGATCCCGTTCATCTTCCTGACGGCAAAAGCCGACGACAACAGCCGGCTCAAAGGGCCTGCGCATGGGGATCGACGACTATATCACGGAAGCCGTTCGACCTCGACCAGCTCCTTTTCCCGGATCGAGCGCCTGCTCGAACGGACGCGGCTCTTCCAGACCCAGCCTGGACGCGCGCATCGGCCAGGACTTCTCCAACAAGCTGGATGCCCAAGCGGCTGCCTGAAGTGGATGGCTATGCTGTCAGCTACTTCAACCGGCCCCGCGACACGGCGGCGGCGACTTCTTCTGACCGGACGGAGGCATCCCCCGGCGTCTACTTTACCATCGGCGACGTCATGGGGAAAGGCTTCAGGCGAAATTCTACGCCTCCAGCTTCCTCAGCTATATCCGCGGCACGCTCTACGCGATGCTCAAGACGACCTAATCGCCGTCGACCTCATCCGTCGCGTCAACCAGATCATCATGGAAGACGAGATGATGGAGGACACCTTCGCCTCGCTCCTGCTGATGCGCTGGGAGCCGGCGAAAAACGAGATTGCCTACACCAATGCCGGCCACTGCCGCCCCGTCCCCGTCTCACCGGACAAGACGGAGGTGGTCCCGCGCCAGCGACGTCATCCTCGGGCTGGACAAATACGCGGAATTTATGTCGACACCACGATCAAGATGCCCGCCGTGGCGCCTCGATCGTTACGTATACCGACGGCCTGCAACGCCCCGCCTCCGGCGAGATGCTCGGCGAGGAAGGCATCGCCCGCCCTTCCGCCAGCGCCATGA
- a CDS encoding histidine phosphatase family protein, giving the protein MTTEFPRFAAATHLFLVRHGETDFNRQRIVQGRGVDVPLNETGRLQAGALARRAATLELDAIFASTLTRAGETADIVAEAVGAAQVHRLSDLEEMSWGVYEGRPRSPELKLAFREMRDRWGAGEYDYAVEQGESVYDVQRRGLAAIHHIVQAHPGQRVLVVTHGRFLRIILASLLPEYGLAQMEKLDHRNTALNHLVLVDGRFEAQVLDCVVHLEEAGIPQGE; this is encoded by the coding sequence ATGACGACCGAATTTCCACGTTTTGCCGCCGCCACGCATCTGTTTCTGGTTCGTCATGGCGAGACCGATTTCAACCGGCAGCGGATCGTGCAGGGTCGGGGCGTCGACGTCCCTCTGAACGAAACGGGCCGGCTCCAGGCGGGCGCGCTGGCCAGGCGGGCGGCGACGCTCGAGCTGGACGCGATCTTTGCGAGCACCCTGACGCGGGCCGGCGAAACCGCCGATATCGTCGCCGAGGCCGTCGGCGCGGCGCAGGTGCACCGGTTGTCGGATCTGGAGGAAATGTCGTGGGGCGTGTACGAGGGCCGGCCGCGTTCACCGGAGCTGAAACTCGCCTTCCGGGAGATGCGGGATCGCTGGGGCGCCGGCGAGTACGACTATGCCGTCGAGCAGGGCGAGTCGGTCTACGATGTGCAGCGTCGCGGGCTGGCGGCCATCCACCACATCGTGCAGGCGCATCCCGGGCAGCGGGTGCTCGTCGTCACGCACGGTCGGTTTTTGAGGATCATCCTGGCGTCGTTGCTTCCGGAATACGGGCTGGCGCAGATGGAGAAACTGGATCATCGCAATACGGCGCTCAACCACCTCGTCCTGGTCGACGGTCGGTTCGAGGCGCAGGTGCTGGATTGCGTCGTACACCTGGAAGAGGCGGGCATCCCGCAGGGCGAGTAG
- a CDS encoding DUF4230 domain-containing protein: protein MPLLTRWTYRLTLAAVLLVLGAAGGIWLMRQPSLFLPRFTESDIEQVVITTLQRETPAAFLVTGRLDITADITEANTKYLFPEYFDESLSLGTTRSTVRLPGVAAYGIDLSSLSPETIAFTSDSVLVITVSGIQIESVEPDLGGMMVQTEVGWARLSARSGRNVERRAIIAAQDALREEAVAHIERSGQPLLNTEMALQRLLVPALQSVGVQHPQVRVRIAPTIVEPPR, encoded by the coding sequence ATGCCGCTGCTTACCCGCTGGACATATCGCCTGACGCTCGCGGCGGTGCTGCTGGTGCTGGGCGCCGCCGGCGGCATCTGGCTGATGCGGCAGCCGTCCCTCTTTCTGCCGCGGTTTACCGAGTCGGATATCGAACAGGTCGTCATCACGACCCTGCAGCGCGAGACGCCGGCGGCGTTTCTGGTCACCGGCCGGCTGGATATCACGGCCGACATCACCGAGGCCAATACCAAATACCTGTTTCCCGAGTATTTCGACGAGTCGTTATCGCTCGGGACGACCCGCTCCACCGTCCGGCTGCCCGGCGTGGCCGCCTACGGGATCGACCTGTCCTCGCTTTCTCCCGAGACCATCGCCTTCACGAGCGACAGCGTCCTGGTCATCACCGTCTCCGGCATCCAGATCGAATCCGTCGAGCCGGACCTTGGCGGGATGATGGTGCAGACGGAAGTGGGGTGGGCGCGATTGAGCGCGCGGAGCGGCCGGAACGTCGAACGACGCGCCATCATCGCGGCGCAGGACGCCCTGCGCGAAGAGGCGGTCGCGCACATCGAGCGGTCGGGTCAACCGCTGCTCAATACCGAAATGGCGCTCCAGCGCCTGCTGGTCCCCGCGCTGCAATCCGTGGGCGTTCAGCATCCCCAGGTACGCGTACGCATCGCGCCGACGATCGTCGAACCGCCGCGTTGA